The following coding sequences lie in one Mus musculus strain C57BL/6J chromosome 11, GRCm38.p6 C57BL/6J genomic window:
- the Tbx4 gene encoding T-box transcription factor TBX4 isoform b (isoform b is encoded by transcript variant 2), translating to MFPSYKVKVTGMNPKTKYILLIDIVPADDHRYKFCDNKWMVAGKAEPAMPGRLYVHPDSPATGAHWMRQLVSFQKLKLTNNHLDPFGHIILNSMHKYQPRLHIVKADENNAFGSKNTAFCTHVFPETSFISVTSYQNHKITQLKIENNPFAKGFRGSDDSDLRVARLQSKEYPVISKSIMRQRLVSSQLSAKPDVSPLHSAHQALQHYQYENGAHMQFAAAEPQDLPLNTFPTQRDSSLFYHCLKRRDSARHLDLPCKRSYLETPSSVGDDHYFRSPPPYDQQMLSPSYCSEVTPREACMYSSSGPEIAGVSAVDDLPPPPLSCNMWTSVSPYTSYSVQTMETVPYQPFPAHFTATTVMPRLPTIAAQSAQPPGNAHFSVYNQLSQSQVRERGPSASFPRERGLPGMCERKPPSPHLNTANEFLYSQSFSLTRESSLQYHSGMGTVENWTDG from the exons ATGTTCCCCAGCTACAAGGTAAAAGTCACAGGCATGAACCCCAAGACCAAGTACATACTTCTCATCGACATCGTCCCCGCAGATGACCATCGCTACAAGTTCTGTGACAACAAATG GATGGTCGCAGGGAAGGCTGAGCCGGCCATGCCAGGAAGACTTTATGTGCACCCGGATTCTCCTGCCACCGGGGCTCACTGGATGCGGCAGTTGGTCTCTTTCCAGAAGCTGAAGCTGACAAACAACCACCTGGACCCCTTTGGCCAT ATCATCCTCAACTCCATGCATAAGtaccagccaaggctgcacatcGTTAAGGCCGACGAGAACAATGCTTTTGGCTCCAAAAACACAGCCTTTTGCACCCACGTGTTCCCAGAGACCTCCTTCATCTCTGTGACCTCCTACCAGAACCACAAG ATCACCCAGCTGAAAATTGAGAACAACCCTTTTGCCAAGGGATTCCGGGGCAGCGATGACAGTGACCTGCGTGTGGCCCGGTTGCAGAG CAAGGAGTATCCCGTGATCTCCAAAAGCATCATGAGGCAGAGGCTCGTTTCCAGCCAACTCTCGGCTAAGCCAGATGTCAGCCCCCTGCACAGCGCACACCAGGCCCTGCAGCACTACCAGTATGAGAATGGGGCCCACATGCAGTTTGCTGCTGCAGAGCCCCAGGACCTGCCCCTCAACACCTTCCCAACTCAGAGGGACTCCAGCCTCTTCTACCACTGCCTGAAGCGTAGAG ACAGTGCCCGCCACCTGGACTTGCCCTGCAAGCGATCCTACCTGGAAACCCCCTCTTCAGTGGGGGACGATCACTATTTCCGTTCTCCCCCTCCCTACGACCAGCAGATGCTGAGCCCTTCTTATTGCAGTGAGGTGACCCCCAGAGAAGCCTGTATGTACTCGAGTTCGGGGCCTGAGATCGCAGGGGTGTCAGCCGTGGAcgacctgcccccacccccactgagcTGTAACATGTGGACGTCGGTGTCGCCATACACCAGCTACAGCGTTCAGACCATGGAGACTGTGCCTTACCAGCCCTTCCCCGCACACTTTACTGCCACCACAGTGATGCCTCGGCTGCCCACCATCGCCGCCCAGAGCGCCCAGCCACCAGGAAATGCCCACTTTAGTGTGTACAATCAGCTATCCCAGTCTCAGGTCCGAGAGCGGGGgccctctgcttccttccctaGAGAGCGTGGCCTCCCTGGGATGTGTGAGAGGAAGCCACCCTCACCTCACCTGAACACTGCCAACGAGTTCCTCTACTCACAGAGCTTCTCCTTGACCCGGGAGTCATCCTTACAGTATCATTCAGGGATGGGGACTGTGGAGAACTGGACCGATGGATGA
- the Tbx4 gene encoding T-box transcription factor TBX4 isoform a (isoform a is encoded by transcript variant 1), translating into MLQDKGLSESEEAFRAPGPALGEASNTSTTNAPEPALATPGLSGAALSSPPGQGADVAAAAAAAAEQTIENIKVGLHEKELWKKFHEAGTEMIITKAGRRMFPSYKVKVTGMNPKTKYILLIDIVPADDHRYKFCDNKWMVAGKAEPAMPGRLYVHPDSPATGAHWMRQLVSFQKLKLTNNHLDPFGHIILNSMHKYQPRLHIVKADENNAFGSKNTAFCTHVFPETSFISVTSYQNHKITQLKIENNPFAKGFRGSDDSDLRVARLQSKEYPVISKSIMRQRLVSSQLSAKPDVSPLHSAHQALQHYQYENGAHMQFAAAEPQDLPLNTFPTQRDSSLFYHCLKRRDSARHLDLPCKRSYLETPSSVGDDHYFRSPPPYDQQMLSPSYCSEVTPREACMYSSSGPEIAGVSAVDDLPPPPLSCNMWTSVSPYTSYSVQTMETVPYQPFPAHFTATTVMPRLPTIAAQSAQPPGNAHFSVYNQLSQSQVRERGPSASFPRERGLPGMCERKPPSPHLNTANEFLYSQSFSLTRESSLQYHSGMGTVENWTDG; encoded by the exons ATGCTGCAGGATAAGGGCCTGTCCGAGAGCGAGGAGGCCTTCAGGGCCCCGGGCCCAGCTCTCGGGGAGGCCAGCAACACTAGCACCACCAACGCCCCCGAACCCGCGCTGGCCACGCCGGGCCTTAGTGGAGCAGCGCTCAGCAGCCCACCGGGCCAGGGCGCCGacgtcgccgccgccgccgctgccgccgcggAGCAG aCCATCGAGAACATCAAGGTGGGGCTGCATGAGAAGGAGCTGTGGAAGAAGTTCCACGAGGCAGGCACGGAGATGATCATCACCAAGGCCGGCAG GAGGATGTTCCCCAGCTACAAGGTAAAAGTCACAGGCATGAACCCCAAGACCAAGTACATACTTCTCATCGACATCGTCCCCGCAGATGACCATCGCTACAAGTTCTGTGACAACAAATG GATGGTCGCAGGGAAGGCTGAGCCGGCCATGCCAGGAAGACTTTATGTGCACCCGGATTCTCCTGCCACCGGGGCTCACTGGATGCGGCAGTTGGTCTCTTTCCAGAAGCTGAAGCTGACAAACAACCACCTGGACCCCTTTGGCCAT ATCATCCTCAACTCCATGCATAAGtaccagccaaggctgcacatcGTTAAGGCCGACGAGAACAATGCTTTTGGCTCCAAAAACACAGCCTTTTGCACCCACGTGTTCCCAGAGACCTCCTTCATCTCTGTGACCTCCTACCAGAACCACAAG ATCACCCAGCTGAAAATTGAGAACAACCCTTTTGCCAAGGGATTCCGGGGCAGCGATGACAGTGACCTGCGTGTGGCCCGGTTGCAGAG CAAGGAGTATCCCGTGATCTCCAAAAGCATCATGAGGCAGAGGCTCGTTTCCAGCCAACTCTCGGCTAAGCCAGATGTCAGCCCCCTGCACAGCGCACACCAGGCCCTGCAGCACTACCAGTATGAGAATGGGGCCCACATGCAGTTTGCTGCTGCAGAGCCCCAGGACCTGCCCCTCAACACCTTCCCAACTCAGAGGGACTCCAGCCTCTTCTACCACTGCCTGAAGCGTAGAG ACAGTGCCCGCCACCTGGACTTGCCCTGCAAGCGATCCTACCTGGAAACCCCCTCTTCAGTGGGGGACGATCACTATTTCCGTTCTCCCCCTCCCTACGACCAGCAGATGCTGAGCCCTTCTTATTGCAGTGAGGTGACCCCCAGAGAAGCCTGTATGTACTCGAGTTCGGGGCCTGAGATCGCAGGGGTGTCAGCCGTGGAcgacctgcccccacccccactgagcTGTAACATGTGGACGTCGGTGTCGCCATACACCAGCTACAGCGTTCAGACCATGGAGACTGTGCCTTACCAGCCCTTCCCCGCACACTTTACTGCCACCACAGTGATGCCTCGGCTGCCCACCATCGCCGCCCAGAGCGCCCAGCCACCAGGAAATGCCCACTTTAGTGTGTACAATCAGCTATCCCAGTCTCAGGTCCGAGAGCGGGGgccctctgcttccttccctaGAGAGCGTGGCCTCCCTGGGATGTGTGAGAGGAAGCCACCCTCACCTCACCTGAACACTGCCAACGAGTTCCTCTACTCACAGAGCTTCTCCTTGACCCGGGAGTCATCCTTACAGTATCATTCAGGGATGGGGACTGTGGAGAACTGGACCGATGGATGA